The following are from one region of the Stanieria sp. NIES-3757 genome:
- a CDS encoding Acyltransferase domain protein, with protein MKPLFYPPRLNSLVVRFVQIIALYGAWWFYKFELVISSDSLDKIKSLQHKTLLLTPNHPTFHDPIVMFILSAKLKEKFHYLAAYELFNSWLAGFFQRLGVYSIRRGLVDRLSITETLALLSNPESRLVVFPEGGCSFQNDTVMPFRSGTVQLAFKAIEKKAKQGEPIPDLYVVPVSIKYKYTENMENAIAQTLEGLEQALNVIPESHFSPYQRLRLIAEKVIIKIEQDYGLLTAEIERQSWKERIEKLRIKIIESCEKQLGILTNPNEMVRERTYKLEYVLKTKAEQLESSEVRLDSNLLTTESALNLDLIDKSIKRLLNFDAIYDGYVAENPTSERFLDTLIRLEREVFNIDKPKPKGFRQAIVKIGNSVNLQDFFVSYQQERIKTVTNVMLQIQQEVQANLDS; from the coding sequence ATGAAACCTCTATTTTATCCACCCCGACTTAATTCTTTAGTAGTTCGTTTCGTTCAAATAATTGCTCTTTATGGGGCGTGGTGGTTTTATAAATTTGAACTGGTAATCAGTTCTGACTCTTTAGACAAAATTAAGTCTTTACAACATAAAACTCTACTTTTAACTCCTAATCATCCTACTTTTCATGACCCTATTGTGATGTTTATTTTGTCTGCCAAATTAAAAGAAAAATTTCATTATTTAGCAGCTTACGAATTATTTAATAGTTGGTTAGCAGGGTTTTTTCAAAGATTGGGTGTTTATTCAATTCGGAGAGGTTTAGTAGATCGTCTTAGTATTACAGAAACTTTAGCATTGTTGAGTAATCCTGAATCGCGTTTGGTAGTTTTTCCCGAAGGAGGTTGTTCATTTCAAAATGATACAGTGATGCCTTTTAGATCTGGTACAGTACAACTTGCTTTTAAAGCGATTGAAAAAAAAGCCAAACAAGGCGAACCTATACCAGATTTATATGTTGTTCCAGTCAGTATCAAATATAAATATACTGAAAACATGGAAAATGCGATCGCGCAAACTTTAGAAGGGTTAGAACAAGCATTAAATGTAATTCCAGAATCTCATTTTTCTCCTTATCAAAGACTCAGATTAATTGCCGAAAAAGTAATTATCAAAATTGAACAAGATTATGGATTATTAACTGCTGAAATAGAGCGACAATCGTGGAAAGAACGAATTGAAAAGCTAAGAATTAAAATTATAGAAAGCTGCGAAAAGCAACTAGGAATTCTTACTAATCCTAATGAAATGGTGCGAGAACGTACTTATAAACTTGAATATGTTCTCAAAACTAAAGCTGAACAATTAGAATCAAGTGAAGTGAGGTTAGATTCTAATTTATTGACAACAGAATCTGCTCTTAATTTAGACTTAATTGATAAGTCTATTAAACGTCTTTTAAATTTTGATGCAATTTATGATGGTTATGTAGCAGAAAATCCCACCTCGGAAAGATTTTTGGATACTTTGATTAGGTTGGAACGAGAAGTTTTTAATATTGATAAACCTAAACCAAAAGGATTTCGCCAAGCAATAGTTAAGATTGGTAATTCTGTAAATCTACAAGATTTTTTTGTCAGCTATCAACAAGAACGTATCAAAACTGTTACTAATGTCATGCTACAAATTCAACAAGAAGTTCAAGCAAATCTTGATAGTTAA
- a CDS encoding Sodium/hydrogen exchanger codes for MDYYILDLLVIGLLLLFVTLGSGWIARLPLSYSLIYIVVGIGLGSYGFKLINIRPDAEFLERLTEFVVIVSVFCCGLKMNRSLNLRNWQTTIRLIGGLMPFSIFTLAAIAHWLFGMSWGAAILLGAILAPTDPVLASEVQLASVKDKDELRFALTSEGGLNDALAFPFVYFGIYAYKDSNWDNWLKDWVAVDLFWAIAAGIVMGFIVAKAVVWCDQRIQKLRPAEHLLEDFIALSTILLAYSLTEIVNGYGFLAVFVAGLVVQQNYFTNQDKRMAQLEFTEQLEKLLEITVVVLLGTMLLINPMINYAGQSIAIAFFLFFLIRPLGVWLFNLDGYLPRPTQYLIGWFGIRGIGSIYYLTYALGKGISGNTAEQIAWITFTVIVISVVIHGISALPLMNWYENKH; via the coding sequence ATGGATTATTATATTCTCGATCTGCTAGTTATTGGTTTGCTGCTGCTGTTTGTAACTCTGGGTTCGGGTTGGATCGCTCGTTTACCTCTGTCCTATTCGTTGATTTATATAGTAGTAGGAATTGGTCTTGGTTCTTATGGCTTTAAACTAATTAATATTCGACCTGATGCTGAGTTTTTAGAAAGATTGACCGAATTTGTAGTGATTGTGTCAGTCTTTTGCTGCGGTTTAAAGATGAATCGTTCTCTCAACCTGAGAAATTGGCAAACAACGATTAGATTAATTGGTGGATTAATGCCTTTCTCCATTTTTACTCTAGCTGCGATAGCACATTGGCTGTTTGGGATGAGTTGGGGTGCAGCTATTTTACTAGGAGCTATTTTAGCACCTACCGATCCAGTTTTGGCTTCAGAAGTCCAATTGGCTAGTGTTAAAGACAAAGATGAATTACGTTTTGCTTTAACTTCTGAGGGCGGATTAAACGATGCTTTAGCTTTTCCGTTTGTCTATTTTGGTATTTATGCTTATAAAGATAGCAACTGGGATAATTGGCTTAAAGACTGGGTAGCAGTGGATTTGTTTTGGGCGATCGCTGCTGGTATAGTGATGGGGTTTATTGTAGCTAAAGCTGTAGTTTGGTGCGATCAACGAATACAAAAGCTACGACCAGCAGAACATTTACTAGAAGACTTTATCGCTCTTAGTACTATTTTACTAGCTTACTCTCTTACCGAAATAGTCAACGGCTATGGATTTCTGGCAGTATTTGTAGCTGGACTAGTGGTGCAACAAAATTACTTTACTAACCAAGATAAACGGATGGCACAACTAGAATTTACAGAACAACTGGAGAAACTATTAGAAATAACGGTGGTGGTTTTACTGGGAACAATGCTTTTAATCAACCCCATGATCAATTATGCAGGACAATCAATCGCGATCGCTTTCTTTCTGTTTTTTTTGATTCGTCCTTTAGGAGTGTGGTTATTCAACCTCGATGGTTATTTACCTCGTCCCACTCAGTATTTAATTGGTTGGTTTGGCATTCGTGGAATTGGCTCAATTTATTATTTAACCTATGCTTTAGGTAAAGGTATTAGCGGAAACACGGCTGAACAAATCGCTTGGATTACTTTTACTGTCATTGTGATATCTGTAGTTATTCATGGAATTAGCGCATTACCTTTAATGAATTGGTACGAAAACAAACATTAA
- a CDS encoding GCN5-related N-acetyltransferase, with translation MVLIQLVESNSQILQCFSVMSQLRSHLKKESFLEQVQRQRQQGYQLAFTELNSQIVAVAGFYISECLSWGKFLYVYDLIVDETLRSQGYRQALFEWLVDYGTLNGCEQLHLDSGVQRFEAHRFYLKQRMNIVAHHFSLNL, from the coding sequence TTGGTTTTAATTCAATTAGTAGAATCTAATTCCCAAATTCTCCAATGCTTTTCTGTCATGTCTCAATTACGTTCACATTTAAAAAAAGAAAGCTTTTTAGAACAAGTGCAGCGTCAAAGACAACAGGGTTATCAGCTTGCTTTTACAGAATTAAATAGTCAAATAGTAGCCGTAGCAGGATTTTATATATCTGAGTGTTTATCGTGGGGAAAATTTTTATACGTTTACGATTTAATTGTTGATGAAACTTTACGTTCCCAAGGTTATAGACAAGCTTTGTTTGAATGGCTAGTAGATTATGGTACGCTTAACGGCTGTGAGCAATTACATTTGGATTCAGGAGTTCAACGTTTTGAGGCTCATCGATTCTATTTAAAGCAACGCATGAATATTGTTGCTCACCATTTTTCCCTAAATTTATAA
- the apt gene encoding adenine phosphoribosyltransferase: MDLKSLIRDIPDFPKPGIIFRDITTLLSNSQGLQYTIDSLTQKCQALNLNPDYIVGMESRGFIFGPPLAYQLNAGFIPVRKPGKLPAAVHTIEYELEYGTDSLEIHQDALDHGAKVLIVDDLIATGGTAKATAELLEKIGSHVLGFAFVIELTALEGRKKLPNLPVISLVEY, from the coding sequence ATGGATCTCAAATCTCTCATTCGCGATATCCCAGACTTTCCCAAACCAGGAATTATTTTTCGAGATATTACAACTCTACTCAGTAATTCCCAAGGATTACAATACACCATTGACAGCCTGACACAAAAATGTCAAGCACTGAATCTCAATCCCGATTATATTGTAGGAATGGAGTCTCGCGGTTTTATTTTTGGTCCACCTCTAGCTTATCAATTGAACGCGGGTTTTATTCCCGTCCGCAAACCAGGAAAGCTTCCTGCTGCGGTGCATACCATTGAATATGAATTGGAATATGGTACTGATAGCTTAGAAATTCATCAAGATGCTTTAGATCATGGCGCAAAAGTTTTAATTGTCGATGATTTGATTGCTACAGGCGGTACTGCTAAAGCAACTGCTGAACTACTGGAAAAAATTGGTTCTCATGTTCTTGGTTTTGCTTTTGTAATTGAATTAACTGCTTTAGAAGGGAGGAAAAAGTTACCCAACCTACCTGTAATTAGTTTAGTAGAGTATTAA
- a CDS encoding response regulator receiver protein codes for MSKSVLVVDDYADILYLFKLCLESEGYEVKQASNGKQALEMVQEINPELLVLDVMMPDTDGLEVTRQIRSQPSLSSMPILLVSANYDISQDCAYDNGANDILYKPFHLENFFDKVKNLIKSENTVSVGQ; via the coding sequence ATGTCTAAATCAGTTTTAGTAGTAGACGATTATGCCGATATCCTCTACCTTTTTAAATTATGTCTAGAATCAGAAGGTTACGAAGTTAAGCAAGCTAGTAACGGAAAACAAGCTTTGGAAATGGTTCAAGAAATTAATCCTGAGCTATTAGTATTAGATGTGATGATGCCTGATACAGATGGACTTGAGGTTACTCGCCAAATTCGTAGTCAACCAAGTTTATCTAGTATGCCGATTTTACTGGTTTCTGCTAACTACGACATTAGCCAAGATTGTGCTTACGACAATGGAGCTAATGATATTCTTTACAAACCGTTTCACCTCGAAAACTTTTTTGATAAAGTTAAAAATTTGATTAAGTCTGAGAATACAGTATCAGTTGGGCAATAA